In the genome of Gloeotrichia echinulata CP02, one region contains:
- a CDS encoding isochorismate synthase, which produces MTVSQCRTNSFAEHKDLYQFLSTVQENCLQNNSRQIVSISLEIDLVDPLVVLDKLGQANEINFYFENKSKGEAIAAIDAIAELHIDGTERFSKAEYFIKNCLKNIINFGNVNQPFSGAHFFCYFSFFDQNSQADYPFSSATIFLPRWQIAVKNKRCILVANTIINASANIPRILQTLRSKIEIINSFDYSGKLEFFPANARKKSVKNATHFQNSVLSVLEKIQSGHLSKVVLADALDVISSNNFNLFKSLNNLRQIHPNCYIFSTSNGKGQNFIGASPERLISIHQQQLITDALAGSAPRGKTPTEDAANANRLLNNEKERHEHSLVIDFITKRLIQLGLLPQLLPPRLRQLSNIQHLWTPINAIVPANVHPLQIVAQLHPTPAVAGATRDVACGEIRRYEKFERGLYAAPLGWVDSEGNCEFIVGIRSALINGDRARLYAGAGIVAGSDPEKEFAEVQLKLQALLKALV; this is translated from the coding sequence ATGACAGTTTCTCAATGTCGGACTAACTCCTTTGCAGAACACAAAGACCTCTACCAATTTTTATCAACGGTTCAGGAAAATTGCCTCCAAAATAATAGCAGGCAAATTGTGAGTATTTCCCTGGAGATTGACTTGGTAGACCCCTTAGTGGTATTAGATAAACTTGGTCAAGCAAATGAAATAAATTTTTACTTTGAGAACAAGAGCAAAGGGGAGGCGATCGCAGCCATTGATGCTATAGCCGAATTACACATTGATGGCACAGAGCGTTTTAGTAAAGCTGAATATTTTATCAAAAATTGTCTAAAAAATATCATTAATTTTGGCAACGTCAATCAACCTTTTTCAGGGGCGCACTTTTTTTGTTACTTCAGCTTTTTTGACCAAAATAGCCAAGCAGATTACCCATTTTCCTCAGCTACTATTTTTCTACCACGTTGGCAAATAGCAGTGAAAAATAAGCGGTGTATATTAGTCGCAAATACAATTATCAATGCTAGCGCCAATATTCCCAGAATATTGCAAACCTTGCGGAGCAAAATCGAAATTATCAATTCCTTCGATTATTCTGGGAAGCTTGAATTTTTTCCGGCAAATGCCCGCAAGAAATCAGTAAAAAATGCTACGCATTTTCAAAATTCAGTATTATCAGTTTTAGAAAAAATCCAGTCTGGTCATTTAAGTAAAGTTGTTCTTGCAGATGCATTAGATGTTATCTCAAGCAATAATTTTAACTTATTTAAATCCTTAAATAATCTCCGACAAATACATCCTAATTGTTATATTTTTTCAACGAGTAATGGCAAAGGGCAGAACTTTATTGGCGCCAGTCCAGAACGCCTAATTAGTATTCACCAGCAACAGTTAATCACTGACGCTTTAGCTGGTTCCGCGCCAAGAGGTAAAACACCTACTGAAGATGCAGCCAATGCAAATCGCTTACTAAATAATGAAAAAGAAAGACACGAACATTCACTAGTAATTGACTTCATTACTAAACGCCTCATCCAACTCGGTTTATTACCCCAGTTACTACCACCACGCCTGCGACAATTATCTAATATTCAACATTTATGGACACCAATCAACGCCATAGTACCTGCTAACGTCCACCCCTTACAGATTGTCGCTCAATTGCATCCTACACCAGCTGTTGCCGGTGCAACCAGAGATGTCGCCTGTGGAGAAATTCGGCGTTACGAAAAATTTGAGAGGGGTTTATATGCTGCACCCTTGGGTTGGGTAGACTCTGAAGGTAACTGTGAATTTATTGTGGGAATTCGTTCAGCATTGATCAATGGCGATCGCGCCAGATTGTATGCTGGTGCTGGTATCGTCGCCGGTTCCGATCCTGAAAAAGAATTTGCCGAAGTACAACTTAAACTGCAGGCGTTGTTGAAAGCATTAGTTTAA
- the gvpA gene encoding gas vesicle structural protein GvpA, translated as MAVEKTNSSSSLAEVIDRILDKGIVVDAWVRVSLVGIELLAIEARIVIASVETYLKYAEAVGLTQSAAVPA; from the coding sequence ATGGCAGTAGAAAAAACTAATTCCTCTTCCAGCTTGGCCGAAGTTATAGATCGTATCCTCGACAAAGGTATCGTAGTCGATGCTTGGGTACGTGTTTCCTTAGTAGGTATTGAATTACTAGCTATCGAAGCTCGTATTGTCATCGCTTCTGTGGAAACCTACCTGAAATATGCTGAAGCTGTTGGTCTAACTCAATCAGCCGCAGTCCCTGCTTAA
- the menA gene encoding 2-carboxy-1,4-naphthoquinone phytyltransferase: MTTKQILYPKQKLWMAAIKPPMYSVAIMPIWIGTAVAFGETKIFNAAVFYTFLASAILILAWENISNDVFDSETGIDKNKHHSLVNLTGKKSLIFWLGNLCLALGLLGIVAIAIWQQDLTVIGIIILCCGLGYTYQGPPFRLGYQGLGEILCFFAFGPLAVGAAYYSQSQTWSITSLAASVIVGIVTSLILFCSHFHQVNDDIAAGKRSPIVRLGTEKAAQILTWFTASIYPLTLVFVLLGTFPLWTLLSWVSLPFAFKLCRHVQENHHQPDKVNNCKFIAVAVHFWSCLLLGVGFML, encoded by the coding sequence ATGACTACCAAGCAGATTTTGTATCCCAAACAGAAGTTATGGATGGCAGCGATTAAACCGCCGATGTACAGCGTTGCCATTATGCCCATTTGGATAGGGACAGCAGTAGCATTTGGGGAAACCAAAATCTTTAATGCAGCAGTATTTTATACTTTTTTAGCCTCTGCAATTTTAATTTTGGCGTGGGAAAATATCAGTAATGATGTGTTTGATTCCGAAACAGGCATTGATAAAAATAAACACCATTCTCTGGTGAACTTAACTGGTAAAAAATCATTAATATTTTGGTTAGGAAATTTGTGTTTAGCTTTGGGTTTGCTAGGAATAGTAGCGATCGCAATTTGGCAACAAGACCTAACTGTCATCGGGATAATTATACTTTGCTGTGGTTTGGGCTATACATACCAAGGGCCTCCGTTTCGTTTAGGATACCAGGGATTAGGCGAGATTCTTTGCTTTTTTGCCTTTGGTCCGTTGGCAGTGGGGGCTGCATACTATAGCCAAAGCCAAACTTGGTCAATCACGAGTTTAGCAGCTTCAGTGATCGTCGGCATAGTCACTAGTTTAATTTTGTTTTGCTCACACTTTCACCAAGTTAACGATGACATAGCCGCAGGTAAGCGATCGCCCATTGTCCGACTAGGAACCGAAAAAGCAGCCCAAATCCTGACTTGGTTTACCGCGAGTATTTATCCCCTCACCTTGGTGTTTGTGCTATTAGGCACTTTCCCCCTTTGGACGCTGCTAAGTTGGGTAAGTTTACCCTTTGCCTTCAAATTATGCCGCCATGTGCAAGAAAATCATCACCAGCCCGACAAAGTTAATAATTGTAAATTTATCGCCGTCGCCGTCCATTTTTGGAGTTGCTTACTGTTGGGTGTAGGATTCATGCTGTAG
- the gvpA gene encoding gas vesicle structural protein GvpA, with the protein MAVEKTNSSSSLAEVIDRILDKGIVVDAWVRVSLVGIEILAIEARIVIASVETYLKYAEAVGLTQSAAVPA; encoded by the coding sequence ATGGCAGTAGAAAAAACTAATTCCTCCTCAAGCTTGGCCGAAGTTATTGATCGTATCCTCGATAAAGGTATCGTAGTCGATGCTTGGGTACGTGTTTCTCTAGTAGGTATTGAAATACTAGCTATCGAAGCTCGTATCGTTATCGCTTCTGTTGAAACATACCTGAAATATGCCGAAGCTGTTGGTTTAACTCAGTCAGCCGCAGTCCCTGCTTAA
- the gvpN gene encoding gas vesicle protein GvpN, with the protein MTITTNNKKRAVLRVRPGQFVVTPAIERVALRALRYLTSGFAIHLRGPAGTGKTTLAMHLANCLDRPIMLIFGDDEFKSSDLIGSESGYTHKKLLDNYIHSVVKIEDEFKQNWVDSRLTLACREGFTLVYDEFNRSRPEVNNVLLSALEEKILTLPPSSNQPEYLHVNPQFRAIFTSNPEEYCGVHATQDALMDRLVTINMPEPDELTQSEILIQKTGINQEYSHLIVRLVKAFRQLTGGEKTSGLRSCLMIAKVCSEHDILVAPEDSDFREICADILFNRTKLSPSESTTIFLELLNHLKRETAEQLVQDDIPEDTLVNNFYD; encoded by the coding sequence ATGACTATCACTACCAACAATAAAAAAAGAGCTGTTCTTCGTGTCCGTCCTGGACAGTTTGTGGTAACACCTGCTATCGAACGGGTAGCGCTACGGGCGTTGCGTTATCTCACATCAGGCTTCGCTATTCATTTACGCGGTCCTGCTGGTACGGGGAAAACAACTTTAGCAATGCATCTGGCCAACTGTTTGGACAGACCAATTATGTTGATTTTTGGAGATGACGAATTTAAAAGTTCTGATTTAATTGGTAGTGAATCCGGTTACACTCACAAAAAACTACTAGACAATTACATTCACAGTGTCGTCAAAATCGAAGACGAATTCAAACAAAATTGGGTCGACTCCAGACTAACTTTAGCTTGTCGGGAAGGCTTCACCTTGGTCTACGACGAATTTAACCGTTCACGGCCTGAAGTTAATAATGTCTTGCTGTCAGCTTTAGAAGAAAAAATTCTGACGCTTCCTCCCAGCAGCAATCAGCCAGAATACCTGCATGTTAATCCCCAATTCCGGGCAATTTTTACCTCCAATCCTGAAGAATATTGCGGAGTCCACGCGACTCAGGATGCTTTAATGGATCGGCTGGTAACTATTAATATGCCAGAACCAGATGAGCTAACTCAAAGCGAAATATTAATCCAAAAAACAGGGATAAATCAAGAATATTCTCATTTAATCGTCCGCTTAGTGAAAGCCTTTCGCCAACTTACAGGTGGTGAAAAGACCTCTGGATTACGGTCTTGTCTGATGATTGCTAAAGTCTGTTCGGAACATGATATTCTAGTAGCACCAGAAGATTCAGATTTTCGGGAAATTTGTGCAGATATATTGTTCAATCGGACAAAGTTATCTCCTAGCGAATCCACAACTATTTTTCTAGAACTACTTAACCACTTAAAACGGGAAACAGCAGAACAATTAGTTCAGGACGACATACCAGAAGATACATTGGTGAATAATTTTTATGATTAG
- the gvpA gene encoding gas vesicle structural protein GvpA, translating to MAVEKTNSSSSLAEVIDRILDKGIVVDAWVRVSLVGIELLAIEARIVIASVETYLKYAEAVGLTQSAAVPA from the coding sequence ATGGCAGTAGAAAAAACTAATTCCTCTTCCAGCTTGGCCGAAGTTATAGATCGTATCCTCGACAAAGGTATCGTGGTAGATGCTTGGGTTCGTGTTTCTCTAGTAGGTATTGAACTACTAGCTATCGAAGCTCGTATCGTTATAGCTTCTGTTGAAACATACCTGAAATATGCCGAAGCTGTTGGTTTAACTCAGTCAGCCGCAGTCCCTGCTTAA
- the gvpC gene encoding gas vesicle protein GvpC, whose protein sequence is MTALMEKIRQEHRSIAEEVTQLFNETHEFLSATTAQRQAQAKQQAQQLHEFRQQLEQTSHQFLTETAKERTAQAKQQAQQLHEFRQQLEQTSHQFLTETAKERTAQAKQQAQQLHEFRQQLEQTSHQFLTETAKERTAQAKQQGQELRQFRKDLFASIFGTHI, encoded by the coding sequence ATGACGGCTTTAATGGAAAAAATCCGGCAAGAGCATCGGTCAATAGCTGAGGAAGTAACTCAACTATTTAATGAGACTCACGAATTCTTGTCCGCTACAACAGCCCAAAGACAAGCGCAAGCTAAACAGCAAGCACAACAACTGCACGAATTCCGTCAGCAACTTGAGCAAACCAGCCACCAATTCTTAACAGAAACTGCTAAAGAAAGAACGGCTCAAGCTAAACAGCAAGCACAACAACTGCACGAATTCCGTCAGCAACTTGAGCAAACCAGCCACCAATTCTTAACAGAAACTGCTAAAGAAAGAACGGCTCAAGCTAAACAGCAAGCACAACAACTGCACGAATTCCGTCAGCAACTTGAGCAAACCAGCCACCAATTCTTAACAGAAACTGCTAAAGAAAGAACGGCTCAAGCTAAACAACAAGGACAAGAACTGCGCCAATTCCGCAAGGATTTGTTTGCAAGTATTTTTGGCACCCACATTTAG
- a CDS encoding bestrophin family ion channel, translating into MTVDTVSWFRMAFQLKGSVVPTIFPRVLLCSGLGFVISLIHYYGYALPEDIFGSVITNVAYNLVLGLLVVFRTNTAYDRYWEGRKTWGGIVINSLNLGRKIQLGVLTDTALNKEKKAAIFKLLAAFAIATKLQLRHLPVNNELEVLLTQSQYLQLQEVKNPSLKIILWIGDYLKQQQVENRLSMDEFVIMNNSLDNMVEALIGCERILNTPMPIAYAIYLKRLLLIYCFVLPLQLVHDLNLWTAPIVGLISFILLGIEEIGNQIEDPFGSDPNDLPVDEICHNLVINLEDLTILSPES; encoded by the coding sequence ATGACTGTAGACACAGTTAGTTGGTTTCGCATGGCTTTCCAATTAAAAGGTTCGGTAGTCCCTACTATTTTTCCACGAGTTTTGTTATGTAGTGGATTGGGTTTTGTGATTTCCCTAATTCACTACTATGGCTATGCGCTACCAGAGGATATTTTTGGTAGTGTAATTACCAATGTTGCCTACAATCTTGTCTTAGGTTTATTAGTAGTATTTCGGACAAATACTGCTTATGACAGGTATTGGGAAGGGCGGAAAACTTGGGGCGGTATAGTTATCAATAGTCTGAATTTAGGGCGAAAGATTCAGTTAGGAGTTTTGACAGATACAGCTTTAAATAAAGAAAAAAAAGCGGCTATATTCAAGCTATTGGCTGCTTTTGCCATTGCGACTAAATTACAACTTCGTCACTTACCTGTCAACAACGAACTAGAAGTTTTACTTACCCAATCCCAATATTTACAACTCCAAGAGGTGAAAAATCCTTCTTTAAAGATTATTTTATGGATTGGTGATTATCTCAAACAGCAGCAGGTTGAAAATCGCCTGAGTATGGATGAATTTGTGATAATGAATAACTCTCTAGATAATATGGTAGAGGCTTTGATAGGTTGCGAACGTATTTTGAATACACCTATGCCGATAGCTTATGCAATTTATTTGAAGCGATTATTATTAATATATTGCTTTGTTTTGCCTTTGCAACTTGTCCATGATTTGAATTTGTGGACTGCGCCAATTGTCGGTTTAATTAGTTTTATTTTGCTTGGTATTGAAGAAATCGGTAATCAGATAGAAGACCCTTTTGGTAGTGATCCAAATGATTTACCTGTGGATGAAATTTGTCATAATTTAGTTATAAATCTAGAAGATTTGACTATACTCAGTCCTGAGTCGTGA
- the gvpA gene encoding gas vesicle structural protein GvpA, protein MAVEKTNSSSSLAEVIDRILDKGIVVDAWVRVSLVGIELLAIEARIVIASVETYLKYAEAVGLTQSGRSPCLIIR, encoded by the coding sequence ATGGCAGTAGAAAAAACTAATTCCTCTTCCAGCTTGGCCGAAGTTATAGATCGTATCCTCGACAAAGGTATCGTGGTAGATGCTTGGGTTCGTGTTTCTCTAGTAGGTATTGAACTACTAGCTATCGAAGCTCGTATCGTTATAGCTTCTGTTGAAACATACCTGAAATATGCCGAAGCTGTTGGTTTAACTCAGTCAGGCCGCAGTCCCTGCTTAATTATTAGGTAG
- the gvpA gene encoding gas vesicle structural protein GvpA codes for MAVEKTNSSSSLAEVIDRILDKGIVVDAWVRVSLVGIELLAIEARIVIASVETYLKYAEAVGLTQSAAVPA; via the coding sequence ATGGCAGTAGAAAAAACTAATTCCTCTTCCAGCTTGGCTGAAGTTATAGATCGTATCCTCGACAAAGGTATCGTGGTAGATGCTTGGGTTCGTGTTTCTCTAGTAGGTATTGAACTACTAGCTATCGAAGCTCGTATCGTTATAGCTTCTGTTGAAACATACCTGAAATATGCCGAAGCTGTTGGTTTAACTCAGTCAGCCGCAGTCCCTGCTTAA
- a CDS encoding glutamate-5-semialdehyde dehydrogenase, producing the protein MTIAQTTSPLIAIAQKTRQAASHLAVLSTEAKNHAIEAIALALESAKDEILLANIADCQAAATDGITKALYKRLQLDEHKLRDAIAGITDVGKLADPVGQVQIHREIDTNLILKRITCPLGVLGIIFEARPEATMQIVSLAIKSGNGVILKGGKEAVRSCEAIVKAIKQGLSGTAVNPDAVQLLTTREEIVELLQLDKYVDLIIPRGSNSFVRFVQNHTRIPVLGHADGICHIYIDIAADIEKAVTITVDAKIQYPAACNAIETLLVHQSIACEFLPRVAEALQAVNVELRGDKRTLEILPNIASATDADWETEYSDLILAIKIVDSLEEAIAHITDYGSRHTEAIVTEDLAVAETFLGLVNAAGVYHNCSTRFADGFRYGFGAEVGISTQQMPPRGPVGLEGLVTYKYQMIGDGQIVATYTGANAKSFIHRDLV; encoded by the coding sequence ATGACAATTGCCCAAACGACTTCTCCCCTAATTGCGATCGCCCAAAAAACCCGCCAAGCGGCCAGTCATCTGGCGGTTCTCTCGACTGAGGCAAAAAACCACGCTATTGAAGCGATCGCTCTAGCTTTAGAATCAGCTAAGGATGAAATTTTGCTAGCAAATATTGCTGATTGTCAAGCTGCTGCGACTGATGGGATTACTAAAGCACTATATAAGCGCTTGCAGTTGGATGAACATAAATTAAGAGATGCGATCGCGGGGATTACAGATGTGGGGAAGTTAGCCGATCCCGTCGGTCAAGTGCAAATTCACCGGGAAATCGATACCAACTTAATCCTCAAACGCATTACTTGTCCTTTAGGCGTTTTGGGGATTATTTTTGAAGCGCGTCCAGAAGCAACGATGCAAATTGTTTCTCTCGCTATCAAGTCTGGTAATGGCGTTATCCTCAAGGGTGGTAAGGAAGCTGTACGTTCTTGCGAAGCCATAGTCAAGGCGATTAAGCAGGGTTTATCTGGGACTGCTGTTAACCCCGACGCGGTACAATTACTCACTACTAGGGAAGAAATTGTAGAACTGTTGCAGTTAGATAAATATGTGGATTTAATTATTCCCAGAGGTTCTAATTCTTTTGTGCGGTTTGTTCAGAATCATACCCGGATTCCAGTATTAGGTCATGCAGATGGAATTTGTCATATATATATAGATATAGCTGCTGATATTGAGAAAGCTGTTACCATTACAGTAGATGCGAAAATTCAATATCCTGCTGCGTGCAATGCGATTGAAACTTTATTGGTTCATCAGTCAATTGCTTGTGAGTTTTTACCTAGAGTTGCTGAAGCGTTGCAAGCTGTTAATGTGGAATTAAGAGGAGATAAACGCACCCTAGAAATTTTACCTAATATCGCCAGTGCCACAGATGCAGACTGGGAAACCGAATACAGTGATTTGATTTTGGCGATTAAAATTGTCGATTCTTTAGAAGAGGCGATCGCCCATATTACAGATTATGGTTCTCGTCATACAGAGGCGATAGTTACTGAGGATTTAGCAGTAGCTGAAACTTTCCTCGGACTGGTGAACGCAGCGGGAGTTTACCACAATTGTTCAACTCGCTTTGCTGACGGTTTCCGCTACGGTTTCGGGGCTGAAGTAGGCATTAGTACTCAACAAATGCCTCCTCGTGGACCGGTTGGTTTAGAAGGATTGGTAACATATAAATATCAAATGATTGGTGATGGTCAAATTGTCGCTACCTACACTGGGGCGAATGCAAAGTCTTTTATTCACCGAGATTTGGTGTAA